In the Wyeomyia smithii strain HCP4-BCI-WySm-NY-G18 chromosome 2, ASM2978416v1, whole genome shotgun sequence genome, one interval contains:
- the LOC129720191 gene encoding uncharacterized protein LOC129720191: MDLIWYSGTQLIEDLVELESDKGILINTAQGYFTMRAVLVDILGDTLAVHDVLGMLSPSAKMFCRTCYANRDSLKAGELGDNYPARTVASTKSDLEALQAGKTTPGQVGLVRDCSFHKLKYFHMANNLTFDPMHDLLEGVAGKLARLYDKLMTKLDQDSKDKFAVNLATDLGIDSSLRYLKTHKYIHYSEVNFNGNVNKLCKKETTENGVTMESLLLMVENDLKSMGIIKKGPTVLILDFINTSKACLAEDENVQESLEPDIASTTLTDNELESILEQHPRFHGIYVKKLAPNGTLQHGELLLMTRILCDHFYGRRIWEDHNYPTHFEKKMLAERIVRAYPQLGKPVSCGAPLESVFFYKNNGKAKGPHSGYIEQRVSNMRKEVPLDKRKFRRTKNMPNLEFVTEQMTASAEMLTALEATAQNCLEISTIMKQCFSIHKNMITQGKNVHQIYSYFPHLKSYQGLLVQQAFGRLLENPVPEGILKKNTVSSPIATT; the protein is encoded by the exons aTGGATTTAATTTGGTACTCTGGTACGCAACTAATAGAGGATTTAGTTGAGCTAGAATCCGACAAAGGAATTTTGATCAACACAGCACAGGGATATTTTACGATGCGAGCGGTATTAGTTGATATACTTGGTGATACTCTGGCGGTACATGATGTTTTGGGGATGCTCAGCCCTTCGGCTAAAATGTTCTGCCGAACATGCTACGCCAATCGTGATTCATTGAAAGCCGGTGAGCTTGGTGATAACTATCCAGCACGGACAGTAGCCAGTACTAAAAGCGACTTGGAAGCTCTTCAAGCAGGAAAAACAACACCTGGTCAAGTTGGGTTGGTGCGCGATTGTTCATTCCACAAGCTGAAATATTTTCACATGGCAAACAATTTGACGTTCGATCCCATGCATGACTTACTCGAAGGAGTAGCAG GAAAATTGGCTCGGTTATATGATAAACTCATGACAAAATTGGATCAagattcaaaagataaatttgcAG TGAACCTAGCTACAGATTTAGGCATTGATTCAAGCCTGCGGTATTTGAAAACTCATAAATACATACATTACTCAGAAGTTAACTTTAATGGTAATGTTAACAAACTATGCAAAAAGGAAACAACAG AGAACGGAGTTACCATGGAGAGCCTACTTTTAATGGTCGAGAACGATTTAAAAAGCATGGGAATCATTAAAAAAGGACCGACTGTTCTAATCCTGGATTTTATCAACACATCGAAGGCTTGTCTTGCTGAAGATGAAAATGTTCAAGAGTCTCTGGAACCAGACATCGCATCTACTACTTTGACG GATAATGAACTGGAATCAATCTTGGAGCAACATCCACGTTTTCATGGCATATACGTCAAAAAGTTGGCTCCCAATGGTACTCTGCAGCATGGAGAGTTACTACTTATGACAAGAATCTTGTGTGATCATTTCTACGGTCGGCGCATTTGGGAGGACCACAA CTACCCaacacattttgaaaaaaagatgCTTGCTGAGCGAATCGTCAGGGCATATCCCCAGTTAGGCAAACCTGTTTCCTGTGGAGCACCTCTCGAG tcGGTGTTTTTTTATAAGAACAATGGTAAAGCTAAAGGACCACATAGTGGATATATTGAACAACGCGTGTCCAATATGCGCAAAGAAGTACCTTTGGATAAGAGAAAATTCCGACGAACAaaaaacatgccaaatttggaatTTGTTACAGAGCAAATGACTGCAAGTGCAGAAATGCTAACAGCTTTGGAAGCAACGGCCCAGAACTGCCTCGAAATTTCGACGATTATGAAACAGTGCTTCTCGATTCATAAAAACATGATAACGCAGGGAAAAAATGTTCATCAGATTTACAGTTATTTCCCTCATCTAAAGTCATATCAGGGTCTTTTG GTGCAACAAGCGTTTGGAAGGTTGTTGGAAAATCCCGTGCCAgaaggaattttgaaaaaaaatactgtcTCAAGCCCTATTGCTACAACGTGA